A region from the Drosophila takahashii strain IR98-3 E-12201 chromosome 2L, DtakHiC1v2, whole genome shotgun sequence genome encodes:
- the LOC108065930 gene encoding accessory gland protein Acp29AB, which translates to MIWNATLQPITSASWTTKFRMYKLALLFSLLAWNTIVSSAGPRSVCLLEDPVHQCGEFCLTALKPMLDHIRFLEENWTKIASKQDKLESQQAELLRKLIIFDKKIVPPKFELIGSRYFYIEDEIRKNWYSAAETCRQMGAQLAVIRSEEELTALKAKLHKDRIYWLDINDLDKEGQFKSSASGKQTPFFKWRAGQPNNSDENQHCVDLLDGLMYDNKCENLSYFICQSDNDSLN; encoded by the exons ATGATATGGAATGCCACTTTGCAACCAATTACATCTGCCAGCTGGACAACAAAGTTTAG AATGTACAAGTTGGCGTTGCTATTTTCACTACTCGCTTGGAATACGATTGTATCTTCAGCTGGACCACGATCCGTGTGCCTACTGGAAGACCCGGTGCATCAGTGTGGGGAATTCTGTCTGACGGCGCTGAAACCCATGTTGGATCATATAAGGTTTTTGGAGGAAAACTGGACCAAAATCGCATCAAAACAGGACAAGCTGGAAAGTCAGCAGGCGGAGCTGTTGAGGAAACTCATTATATTCGATAAGAAAATTGTGCCGCCCAAATTCGAACTGATCGGTTCGAGGTACTTCTACATCGAGGATGAGATACGAAAGAACTGGTACTCTGCTGCCGAAACCTGTCGCCAAATGGGAGCCCAACTGGCAGTCATCCGAAGTGAAGAGGAACTGACGGCCCTCAAGGCGAAACTGCACAAGGATCGCATCTACTGGCTGGACATCAATGATCTCGATAAGGAGGGACAGTTCAAGTCCTCAGCCTCTGGCAAGCAAACACCTTTCTTCAAGTGGAGAGCCGGTCAACCCAACAATTCTGACGAAAACCAGCACTGTGTTGACCTCTTGGACGGACTTATGTACGATAACAAATGCGAGAATTTGAGCTATTTCATTTGTCAGTCGGACAATGACAGTTTGAATTAA
- the LOC108065997 gene encoding uncharacterized protein — MSSLPTKSWSIQLRELASSPFAIIALTCVLGYVAYMKTRRQHGTYDDEDYENEGHRKLPAPLTGLRLNRKQLAKYNSERPDKTYLVALLDVIYDVSSAAHDFGPGGKYAKLSGTEVTGFIKKQSFFEMRDYETYLKEWQMMLEDIFYPAGKLIEGEKNLFVENNNKMDSIEKEEKVEEKVEEKVEENVQEKVQEKVEEKEKVDKEPLQKIPELSELDLASPDEGINSDCDSLRTAYDVLPEQDERVDEDDDDDEEEEFSDATQEANVVLTDEASSQTIWNETDVTMVAIS, encoded by the coding sequence ATGTCTTCTCTGCCGACCAAGTCCTGGAGCATTCAATTGCGCGAACTGGCCAGCTCGCCCTTTGCCATTATTGCGCTGACCTGTGTCCTGGGATATGTGGCCTATATGAAGACCAGGCGCCAGCATGGAACCTACGATGATGAGGACTACGAAAACGAGGGACACCGCAAGCTGCCGGCTCCATTGACCGGACTACGTCTCAACCGCAAGCAGTTGGCCAAATATAACTCGGAACGTCCGGATAAAACCTATTTAGTGGCCCTACTCGACGTGATCTATGATGTCTCGAGTGCAGCTCATGATTTCGGACCCGGGGGTAAATATGCCAAGCTTTCGGGAACCGAAGTGACTGGATTCATCAAGAAACAATCGTTTTTCGAGATGCGTGACTATGAAACGTATTTGAAGGAATGGCAAATGATGCTGGAGGATATCTTCTATCCTGCTGGCAAGCTAATAGAAGGTGAAAAGAATTTGTTCGTTGagaataataacaaaatggaTTCAAtagaaaaagaggaaaaggtAGAGGAAAAAGTAGAGGAAAAAGTAGAGGAAAATGTACAGGAAAAAGTACAAGAAAAAGTAGAGGAAAAAGAGAAGGTGGACAAGGAACCGCTACAGAAGATTCCCGAACTTTCTGAACTGGATTTGGCTTCACCAGATGAGGGAATCAATTCCGATTGCGATTCTCTGCGCACTGCCTATGATGTTCTGCCTGAACAAGATGAGCGCGTTGatgaggatgatgatgatgatgaagaaGAGGAGTTCTCTGACGCCACCCAGGAGGCTAATGTGGTCCTAACCGATGAAGCTTCCAGCCAGACCATATGGAATGAAACAGATGTAACGATGGTGGCCATTTCATAA